The following are encoded in a window of Vibrio sp. SCSIO 43136 genomic DNA:
- a CDS encoding efflux RND transporter permease subunit: MENKPRLGFVHRTMNSFFPPILIILALALGAVALWLTPKEEDPQIVVPMADVLIEAPGLSAKQVEKQVTEPLEKLLSQIDGVEYVYSASMENSAQVIVRFYVGESREDALIKLYNKLYSNQDKVPSSVTNWMIKPVEIDDVPIVVAALHSTNPEQVGTYELRRLAQQATQRLKSLKNTNLVEVYGGEARNIEVALDASAMASRNTTIDDLQNAFSLSHQKLSAGTTQRADIQFEVESGQYFKNSEELGSLVVNVVDGKPVYLADIATIRDGAEEAQTDTWLRFGPASGKSDESYPAVFISVAKQKGANAVSVAQDVLDELSAIQSTSLPEGVEIEIIRDYGQTANDKVTNLVSSLGISILTVVVFVGLFLNWRSALVVGIAIPISYGAALGMDLAFGYSINRVTLFALILALGLIVDDPIASIDNIERYLKRKDLTRTKAIVLAMAEIRSALLMSTVAIVIVFTPMFFITGMMGPYMAPLAFNVPISVVFSTVVAFMITPWLAKKILRAAQDQGEYQIETTLLYKFYDKLLTPLLASRRKSWMFLLLVAGLFVGAALLPAMRLVPLKLLPYDNKNEFQLIVNMPETSSFVDTSNTLREFSDYLVTVPEISSVSAFSAEPSPMDFNGMVRHYFMRHESYQGELRIVLAEKDRRAMQSHEIVTRIRADIEAIASENNATVQLVEVPPGPPVIATLTAEVYGSETTDYGRLQEQAKVVVERLKREEFVSEVDSSIEGETQVWQFIVDREKAALSGISVADINRTISAANNGFQLATLKAERELEPLAVTLRLPKGDRDQLDQLLSLYVRGQQGIAKQSIDGALETTPSPLVQLSELGEFQLRSKDRTIYHKNLKPVVYVYAETVGRVPGEVIADVLSDEGEAASEQRVPLSERHYLANGAGDGWAVDQDIEVVWSGEGEWKITVDVFRDLGIAYGAALLGVFIVMLVQTGLPAVSGIIMLAIPLTVIGIMPGFWLLNVMGSEINGYPNPALFTATAMIGMIALAGIVVRNSLVLIEFIHQSLASGQELHRALIEAGAVRMRPILLTAGTTLLGNIVITLDPIFNGLAWAIIFGITASTVFTLAVIPVVYNLAYQNVKGHGLPTVSEE, encoded by the coding sequence ATGGAAAACAAACCTAGGCTTGGATTTGTTCATCGAACAATGAACAGCTTTTTCCCGCCGATACTGATCATTTTGGCGCTTGCTCTAGGAGCAGTTGCACTTTGGTTAACGCCAAAAGAGGAAGACCCTCAAATCGTCGTACCGATGGCTGACGTATTAATTGAGGCGCCGGGCTTGAGTGCTAAGCAGGTAGAGAAGCAAGTTACGGAGCCGTTAGAGAAGCTATTAAGCCAAATCGATGGTGTGGAGTACGTTTATTCCGCATCCATGGAAAACAGCGCTCAGGTGATTGTCCGCTTCTATGTAGGAGAGAGCCGTGAAGATGCTTTGATAAAGCTTTACAACAAGCTTTACTCAAATCAAGACAAAGTCCCATCATCAGTGACTAATTGGATGATAAAGCCCGTCGAAATTGATGACGTGCCTATCGTTGTTGCCGCACTCCATTCGACCAATCCTGAACAGGTCGGTACGTATGAATTGCGACGACTTGCACAGCAAGCAACCCAAAGACTGAAATCTTTAAAAAACACCAACCTTGTCGAGGTCTATGGGGGAGAAGCTCGTAATATTGAAGTAGCGCTTGACGCCAGTGCAATGGCGAGCCGGAATACTACCATTGATGACCTTCAAAACGCATTTTCATTGAGTCATCAAAAGCTAAGTGCAGGCACTACACAAAGGGCAGATATTCAGTTTGAAGTTGAGTCAGGTCAGTATTTTAAGAATTCTGAGGAACTTGGGTCGTTAGTGGTCAATGTGGTTGACGGTAAACCAGTTTATCTAGCTGATATAGCAACGATTCGAGATGGCGCTGAAGAAGCGCAAACCGATACTTGGCTACGTTTCGGACCTGCAAGCGGGAAAAGTGACGAGAGTTATCCTGCAGTGTTTATCTCCGTGGCTAAACAAAAAGGTGCAAATGCCGTTTCGGTTGCACAAGATGTCTTGGATGAGCTGAGTGCGATTCAATCCACGTCGCTACCAGAAGGCGTGGAAATAGAGATCATTCGAGATTACGGCCAAACTGCCAACGATAAAGTGACAAACCTCGTTTCAAGCTTAGGTATTTCAATTCTTACCGTGGTTGTTTTTGTTGGGTTGTTTCTAAACTGGCGCAGTGCGTTGGTGGTAGGCATTGCTATTCCAATCAGCTACGGCGCAGCTCTGGGGATGGACTTAGCATTTGGCTACTCAATTAACCGAGTCACACTGTTTGCTTTGATCCTTGCGCTCGGCTTGATCGTCGATGATCCGATCGCAAGTATCGATAACATTGAACGTTATCTGAAACGTAAGGATCTTACTCGTACTAAAGCCATCGTCCTTGCAATGGCTGAGATCCGTAGTGCGCTACTCATGTCGACCGTTGCTATCGTGATTGTTTTCACTCCAATGTTCTTTATAACCGGCATGATGGGCCCTTATATGGCGCCACTTGCGTTTAATGTACCAATCAGTGTGGTGTTTAGTACTGTCGTGGCGTTTATGATTACTCCGTGGTTGGCGAAAAAAATATTGAGAGCGGCACAAGACCAAGGCGAGTACCAAATAGAAACAACGCTGCTTTACAAGTTTTACGATAAGTTACTCACACCACTGCTCGCGAGTCGACGCAAAAGTTGGATGTTCTTATTGCTGGTGGCTGGTCTATTCGTAGGCGCTGCATTGCTCCCTGCTATGCGATTGGTCCCACTAAAGCTTTTGCCTTATGACAATAAAAACGAGTTTCAGCTTATCGTCAACATGCCTGAAACCAGTAGTTTTGTAGATACTTCAAACACATTGAGGGAGTTTTCAGACTATTTAGTCACGGTACCTGAAATTTCGTCTGTATCTGCGTTTTCTGCGGAGCCTTCGCCTATGGATTTCAATGGCATGGTGAGACACTACTTCATGCGCCACGAAAGCTATCAAGGTGAGTTAAGAATTGTATTGGCTGAGAAAGATCGTAGAGCGATGCAGTCGCATGAAATTGTCACCAGAATCAGAGCAGATATTGAAGCGATAGCATCTGAAAACAACGCAACCGTACAACTGGTCGAAGTTCCGCCGGGACCGCCTGTGATTGCCACATTAACAGCAGAGGTTTACGGCAGCGAAACAACAGATTATGGAAGGCTTCAAGAGCAAGCGAAGGTCGTGGTAGAACGACTCAAGCGTGAAGAGTTTGTCTCTGAAGTTGACAGCTCAATAGAGGGTGAAACTCAGGTTTGGCAGTTCATTGTCGATAGAGAGAAAGCCGCATTGTCTGGTATCTCTGTTGCTGACATCAATCGTACTATCTCGGCGGCCAATAATGGCTTCCAGTTAGCCACCTTAAAGGCGGAGCGAGAACTCGAACCACTAGCGGTAACTTTAAGATTGCCTAAAGGTGACCGAGACCAACTTGATCAACTGTTGTCGCTCTATGTTCGTGGTCAGCAAGGCATTGCGAAACAATCGATTGATGGAGCTCTGGAAACCACACCATCCCCTTTGGTGCAACTGTCTGAACTTGGTGAGTTTCAACTACGAAGTAAAGACCGCACCATTTACCACAAAAACTTAAAGCCTGTGGTCTACGTGTATGCTGAAACGGTTGGCCGAGTGCCGGGTGAAGTGATTGCTGATGTGTTGTCCGATGAAGGAGAAGCGGCAAGTGAGCAACGAGTACCATTGTCGGAACGTCACTATCTAGCAAATGGTGCAGGAGATGGTTGGGCTGTTGATCAAGATATTGAAGTGGTTTGGTCAGGCGAGGGTGAATGGAAAATCACTGTTGATGTATTCCGTGATTTAGGAATTGCTTATGGAGCTGCGCTATTAGGTGTGTTCATCGTAATGCTAGTACAAACGGGTCTACCTGCGGTATCTGGCATTATCATGCTAGCGATCCCACTAACAGTGATCGGTATCATGCCGGGATTTTGGCTGCTCAATGTTATGGGCAGTGAAATTAATGGCTACCCAAATCCTGCCTTGTTCACTGCAACGGCGATGATTGGCATGATAGCCTTGGCGGGTATCGTTGTACGTAACTCACTGGTTCTAATTGAATTTATTCATCAGTCACTTGCTAGTGGGCAAGAGTTACATAGAGCCTTGATTGAAGCGGGTGCGGTGAGAATGCGTCCTATATTGCTGACTGCGGGTACAACTTTGTTGGGTAATATCGTTATCACCTTAGACCCAATATTTAACGGACTGGCTTGGGCAATTATTTTTGGTATCACAGCTTCGACGGTATTTACCTTGGCGGTCATTCCTGTGGTGTACAACTTAGCTTATCAGAATGTGAAAGGACATGGTCTACCAACCGTGTCGGAGGAATAA
- a CDS encoding metalloregulator ArsR/SmtB family transcription factor: protein MDLISMKENATQVSEILRILSHPERLMVLCQLIDKEVGAGELQANSSLGQSAFSQHLTVLRNHKLVDVRKESQQVFYRLADPRIEQLIENLHALFCQQAKKF, encoded by the coding sequence ATGGACCTTATAAGTATGAAAGAAAATGCGACTCAAGTATCTGAAATATTGAGGATATTGTCGCATCCTGAACGTCTGATGGTGCTGTGCCAGTTAATAGACAAAGAAGTTGGTGCTGGAGAGTTGCAAGCTAACTCTTCTTTAGGGCAGTCGGCTTTTTCACAGCATTTGACGGTTCTTCGTAACCATAAACTGGTGGATGTACGCAAAGAGTCTCAACAAGTCTTCTATCGACTTGCTGACCCAAGAATTGAGCAATTGATTGAAAATCTGCACGCTCTATTTTGTCAACAAGCCAAAAAATTTTGA
- a CDS encoding efflux RND transporter periplasmic adaptor subunit → MKSSKLLLGGVLFALLGLLFLYMAGFFTPKIAQQEEKSSSVDTDSVQLVELAAKNTSVYREFTGTVGAEQKAILSARLTAKVAEVLVDVGDVVTQGDVLMRLESDDLDARVMQTEQALSSAQAQLNASRKEFDRVNELVSKKLLPQSEFDRVESQLQSATANFKQAQAAVSEAETTFGFSIITAPFNGVITQRPINQGDTASPGAQLLSIYNPDSLQLEVDIAESLIRNISLGSELEFVLPTFEVAGVGQVAEISPAVDNTSRSFLVKLDLNEVNQVYPGVYGKVKVLSHQEPVLTLPKEALYKVGQLDYVQVLEDDVRRTRLVQLGQDNRVRKGVKEGEKVILHPLGY, encoded by the coding sequence ATGAAGTCTTCGAAACTTTTATTAGGTGGTGTGCTGTTTGCTCTACTGGGGCTGTTATTCCTGTATATGGCGGGTTTCTTTACTCCTAAGATTGCACAGCAGGAAGAAAAGAGCTCATCGGTCGATACCGATTCGGTTCAGTTAGTAGAATTAGCCGCAAAGAACACTAGTGTATATCGTGAATTTACTGGCACTGTAGGTGCAGAGCAAAAAGCGATCTTATCTGCTCGTTTGACTGCCAAAGTTGCTGAGGTATTGGTTGATGTAGGTGACGTTGTCACTCAAGGTGATGTGTTGATGCGTCTTGAGAGTGATGATCTCGATGCTCGTGTGATGCAAACTGAGCAAGCTTTGTCATCTGCTCAAGCTCAATTGAATGCTTCACGTAAAGAGTTTGACCGTGTTAATGAATTGGTGAGCAAAAAGCTGCTTCCACAGTCTGAGTTTGATCGTGTCGAGAGCCAGTTACAGTCGGCCACTGCGAACTTTAAGCAAGCTCAAGCAGCAGTATCGGAAGCGGAAACTACCTTCGGATTTAGCATAATTACAGCACCTTTTAACGGGGTTATTACGCAGAGACCAATTAACCAAGGCGACACGGCATCCCCAGGTGCGCAATTGCTCAGTATCTATAATCCCGACTCTTTACAGTTAGAAGTTGATATTGCCGAATCTTTAATCCGTAATATCTCTTTGGGCAGTGAGTTAGAATTTGTGCTACCTACGTTTGAAGTTGCTGGGGTTGGTCAAGTGGCAGAGATTTCACCTGCTGTAGACAATACCTCTCGCAGCTTCTTGGTGAAACTAGACCTAAACGAGGTGAATCAAGTCTATCCAGGTGTTTATGGCAAAGTAAAAGTGCTGAGTCATCAAGAGCCGGTATTAACCTTGCCTAAAGAAGCGCTGTATAAAGTGGGGCAATTAGATTACGTACAAGTGTTAGAAGATGATGTACGCAGAACTCGACTGGTTCAGTTAGGTCAGGACAATCGAGTTAGAAAAGGTGTTAAGGAAGGCGAAAAGGTAATTTTGCATCCGCTGGGTTACTAG
- a CDS encoding FAD-dependent oxidoreductase: MTKIVIVGGVAGGASAAARARRLSEDAEIIMFERGEFVSFANCGLPYHIGGDIQERSKLLLQTPQSFLARFNVDVRTMSEVTAINRHEKSVTIKNRLDGSEYQESYDFLLLSPGAAPVMPPIPGIDNPLTHSLRNIPDMDRIINTIQMNQVKHATVVGGGFIGLEMMEAFHQLGIETTLVEMADQVMTPVDREMAGFAHAEILQKGIDLKLGVALEAVEYVANEHVASVDAGESEDKQHLKGSLNLSLNNGEQLTTDVLIMAIGVRPETTLARDAGLEIGDLGGIYTNAMMQTSDPSIYAVGDAVEEKDFVTGNQTLVPLAGPANRQGRMAADNMLGRSETYQGTQGTAICKIFDLAVASTGKNEKQLQRENITYEKVYVHTASHASYYPGAEIVSFKMMFDPENGKILGAQAVGKDGVDKRIDVMAVAQRAGMTVEQLQHLELTYAPPYGSAKDVINQAAFVASNLIKGDSKAIHFDEIDNLNEDQLLLDVRNPGELENVGYIEGAINIPVDQLRQRMNELPKDKEIVIYCQVGLRGNVAYRQLVNNGYKARNLLGGYRTYLFANQ; this comes from the coding sequence ATGACAAAGATCGTTATCGTTGGTGGCGTCGCTGGTGGTGCTTCTGCTGCGGCTCGCGCTCGCCGTTTAAGTGAAGACGCTGAAATCATCATGTTTGAGCGTGGTGAGTTTGTCTCATTCGCAAACTGCGGACTGCCTTACCACATCGGAGGTGATATCCAAGAGCGAAGCAAACTTCTGCTGCAAACGCCACAAAGCTTCCTAGCACGATTTAATGTCGATGTACGCACCATGAGTGAAGTGACCGCCATCAATCGCCATGAAAAATCGGTCACGATCAAAAATAGACTCGACGGTAGCGAGTACCAAGAAAGCTATGACTTCCTGCTACTCAGCCCAGGTGCTGCACCTGTAATGCCCCCTATTCCTGGTATCGATAACCCATTAACGCACTCACTGCGCAATATCCCAGACATGGATAGGATCATTAATACAATTCAAATGAATCAAGTGAAACACGCAACCGTCGTTGGTGGGGGTTTCATCGGGCTCGAAATGATGGAAGCATTTCATCAGTTGGGAATTGAAACCACGCTTGTTGAAATGGCCGATCAGGTAATGACCCCTGTCGATCGCGAAATGGCAGGTTTTGCTCATGCAGAAATCCTCCAAAAGGGAATTGATTTAAAACTTGGTGTCGCACTAGAAGCGGTCGAGTACGTGGCAAACGAGCATGTAGCAAGTGTCGATGCTGGCGAAAGCGAAGACAAACAGCACCTAAAAGGTTCATTGAACTTAAGCCTAAACAACGGTGAGCAATTAACCACCGACGTGTTAATCATGGCGATAGGCGTTAGACCGGAAACCACCCTAGCTCGTGATGCTGGACTTGAGATCGGAGATCTAGGCGGTATTTATACGAATGCAATGATGCAAACAAGCGATCCGAGTATTTACGCCGTCGGTGATGCGGTTGAAGAAAAAGATTTTGTAACTGGCAACCAAACACTAGTACCACTAGCGGGACCTGCCAATCGTCAAGGCCGAATGGCTGCGGACAATATGCTTGGCAGATCAGAAACCTACCAAGGCACACAAGGCACCGCTATTTGTAAGATCTTTGATCTGGCTGTCGCCTCTACGGGTAAAAACGAAAAGCAACTTCAACGTGAAAACATCACTTATGAAAAAGTTTACGTTCACACAGCGAGCCATGCGAGCTACTACCCTGGCGCTGAGATCGTTTCTTTTAAAATGATGTTTGACCCTGAAAACGGCAAAATTCTAGGCGCTCAAGCTGTCGGTAAAGATGGTGTTGATAAACGTATTGATGTCATGGCTGTCGCTCAACGCGCAGGGATGACGGTCGAGCAGTTACAACATCTAGAGCTTACCTACGCCCCTCCTTATGGCAGTGCTAAAGACGTGATTAACCAAGCTGCTTTTGTTGCAAGCAACCTTATAAAAGGAGATAGCAAGGCCATTCATTTTGATGAGATAGACAACCTCAATGAAGACCAGTTGTTACTTGATGTTCGTAATCCGGGTGAGCTAGAAAATGTCGGATACATTGAAGGTGCTATCAACATCCCTGTTGATCAATTGCGCCAACGCATGAACGAACTACCAAAAGACAAGGAGATTGTGATTTACTGTCAGGTTGGGTTACGTGGTAACGTAGCATATCGCCAATTAGTCAATAATGGTTACAAAGCTCGCAACCTACTTGGTGGCTACCGAACTTATCTATTTGCTAATCAGTGA
- a CDS encoding DUF2892 domain-containing protein: MTLDNSIRVLAGSMVLLSLVLTQLVSPLFIWFTVFIALNLIQSAFTGFCPASILLKKLGFK; the protein is encoded by the coding sequence ATGACACTTGATAACAGCATTAGAGTTCTAGCAGGAAGCATGGTGTTACTCTCACTGGTGTTGACTCAGTTGGTTAGCCCACTATTTATTTGGTTTACCGTGTTCATCGCGCTCAATTTGATTCAAAGCGCATTTACAGGTTTCTGCCCAGCTTCTATCCTTTTGAAAAAATTAGGTTTCAAATAA
- a CDS encoding CHASE3 domain-containing protein: MLFKNTSLKWKLGIGTGVPLVLLVFLSIISIRSSDMQVGSSAMVDHTHKVIEHALQIEAAAVNMETGMRGFLLAGKEDFLAPYTQGKQDFSKRVNELKLTVNDNPAQVRRLTELESTINDWVTQVTEPTIELRRIIGDAKTMDDVADIIGEAKGKVFFDKFREQIGTFEQRERVLLEQRKNVSEANHQKSVTLLAQINNAGTVNTFKFNQLNRAMDELASATQRVSHSYDVIEKNQQLLSAAVDMETGMRGFLLSGQASFLTPYNEGRKRFDSILNELKQTVADNPAQVTLLEEMQTTINEWDTVVVKPNIELRTIIGDSKTMNDMAKLVGEARGKVFFDKFRNQIAEFINVEKRLMVERQAAAVDAAENANTTIVTGTLMALIFGVGVSWVVFQSISTPVAQVAQGLSELANGNLTHQITVETTDEIGTMAASYNQAVTKTNQVMKQVLETTEQVVSESQTITETNNLMASDLEDQSQQVTQIASAIDQMSLSIQDVAHKSADATLNAKQAGESANTGGEVVESTITGMNAIDTAVTASSASVSELGKRGAEIGDVINVINDIAEQTNLLALNAAIEAARAGEAGRGFAVVADEVRALADRTTTATKDIGESITSIQQITQQAVEKMASGAQLVQEGLGYASKAGSSLSDIVSGAEDVASKIDSIAAAAEQQSQASSEISQRIESVAQVSQSSNAQANNAAASAQELAQRAEVLRSLVNQFKV; the protein is encoded by the coding sequence ATGCTTTTCAAAAACACGTCGCTCAAATGGAAGCTGGGTATTGGCACTGGTGTTCCACTAGTGTTGCTTGTCTTTCTATCCATTATTTCAATTCGCAGTTCTGATATGCAAGTGGGCTCGAGTGCAATGGTGGACCATACCCATAAAGTCATCGAGCACGCGCTGCAAATAGAAGCCGCTGCAGTCAATATGGAAACTGGCATGCGAGGATTCTTGCTAGCTGGAAAAGAGGATTTTCTAGCTCCCTACACCCAAGGTAAGCAAGACTTTTCAAAGCGAGTTAATGAGCTAAAACTCACTGTGAATGACAACCCTGCTCAGGTGAGAAGACTAACTGAGTTGGAATCGACGATAAATGATTGGGTAACACAGGTCACCGAACCAACCATAGAACTTCGTCGAATCATTGGGGACGCTAAAACCATGGATGATGTAGCTGACATTATCGGTGAAGCGAAAGGTAAAGTGTTTTTTGACAAGTTCCGTGAGCAAATCGGCACCTTTGAACAGCGGGAGCGAGTACTGCTCGAACAACGCAAAAATGTTAGCGAAGCCAACCACCAAAAGAGCGTAACCTTGCTCGCTCAAATCAATAATGCGGGTACCGTCAATACTTTCAAATTTAATCAACTTAACCGAGCGATGGATGAGTTGGCCAGCGCAACTCAGCGCGTGTCTCATAGCTACGATGTCATCGAGAAGAACCAACAACTGTTATCCGCCGCCGTAGACATGGAGACTGGGATGAGGGGCTTTTTGCTTTCAGGGCAAGCGAGTTTCTTAACACCATACAATGAAGGCCGTAAGCGTTTTGATTCCATTTTAAATGAACTTAAACAGACCGTAGCCGATAACCCCGCACAGGTGACGCTTCTTGAAGAGATGCAAACAACGATCAATGAATGGGATACTGTTGTCGTTAAACCAAATATTGAGCTGCGTACCATTATTGGTGATTCGAAAACCATGAATGATATGGCCAAATTGGTGGGTGAAGCTCGCGGTAAGGTCTTCTTCGATAAGTTCAGAAACCAGATAGCTGAGTTTATTAACGTGGAGAAACGCCTGATGGTTGAAAGGCAGGCTGCAGCGGTCGATGCGGCGGAAAATGCAAACACTACTATCGTGACGGGAACACTGATGGCGCTGATATTTGGAGTGGGTGTTTCGTGGGTGGTATTTCAGTCAATCTCAACACCAGTTGCTCAAGTTGCCCAAGGACTTTCAGAACTCGCCAATGGTAACCTGACTCATCAGATCACGGTAGAAACCACCGATGAAATCGGCACTATGGCCGCAAGTTATAATCAGGCGGTAACGAAAACTAACCAAGTAATGAAGCAGGTCTTAGAAACAACAGAGCAAGTCGTGTCCGAATCTCAGACTATTACCGAAACCAACAATTTGATGGCAAGTGATCTTGAAGACCAGTCTCAGCAGGTGACTCAAATTGCTTCAGCAATTGATCAAATGTCCCTGAGTATTCAGGACGTAGCGCACAAGTCGGCGGATGCTACGTTAAACGCCAAGCAAGCGGGCGAAAGTGCGAATACTGGTGGTGAAGTGGTAGAAAGTACTATTACAGGAATGAATGCTATAGACACCGCAGTAACGGCGTCTTCGGCGAGTGTGTCTGAACTTGGTAAACGTGGAGCTGAGATAGGTGATGTGATTAACGTCATCAATGACATTGCAGAGCAGACGAATCTCTTGGCGTTGAATGCGGCTATCGAAGCAGCGCGAGCGGGTGAAGCTGGTAGAGGGTTTGCTGTGGTGGCCGATGAAGTAAGAGCACTTGCTGATAGAACCACAACAGCGACCAAAGATATTGGTGAGTCAATCACCTCAATTCAGCAAATTACACAGCAAGCGGTTGAGAAAATGGCGTCGGGGGCACAGCTGGTTCAAGAAGGACTCGGTTATGCATCTAAAGCAGGCAGCAGCTTAAGTGATATCGTGTCAGGCGCTGAAGATGTTGCGAGCAAAATAGATAGTATTGCCGCTGCGGCAGAGCAACAGTCACAGGCTAGTAGTGAGATAAGCCAAAGGATCGAAAGCGTTGCCCAAGTTTCACAAAGTTCTAACGCACAGGCAAATAACGCCGCAGCGTCCGCGCAGGAACTAGCACAAAGAGCTGAAGTGTTGAGATCGCTAGTTAATCAGTTCAAAGTCTAA